A single genomic interval of uncultured Desulfobulbus sp. harbors:
- a CDS encoding zincin-like metallopeptidase domain-containing protein yields MKKSERKSVAETFTESIIEELQKGTAPWQKPWKAGEFHRPMNPISETTYRGVNTIMLARHGFADPRWLTFKQANEQEWRVKKGSKAQQVVFWQWTDRQTILDESGHPVMDENGEEKKETVQLERPRLHVFSVFHASQLQTLDGQDIPPYEEPELTWDPLQKGEEILTGSGATISHDQADRAFYRMSTDDIHLPPKENFPEAGDYYSTALHELGHWTGHQSRMDREFGPFGSEVYAKEELRAEIASWMLSQELGLPHQPNQHVSYVENWVSVLKKDPQEIMRACRDAEKIKEYLMNLEHEMDVQQTEKEAGVFIISGSSPEVYQEYESAQEAGSAYRVMCATHRQGPLHCEYQDDKNIYVLASQDHDFADQTKFILKFDGLEYPPPKEMKESFMGGYDRSDKLLAQDTAAQEASLVAESKTYLNVPYKEKNKAKKAGAKWDSEVKRWFASQGTDLVPLSAWLPERETVNSIPNMPPTQEFSQMLREAGLIVEEPILDGSIHRVPVESGKPGAKDGAYCGYEDGRPNGWGQNYKTGEHVKWVATGHRLTEPEKEALQAEAQVRKAEREQQIQEQRAKAKKKAYAKWMNAEPAKEHIYLSDKRVEGYGLKQDNRGNLLIPGFDLRTGHIQTLQWIEPNGAKRFESGCPQHGAALVIPSSEHLDNGEILLAEGYATAASIHMATGQTVVAAFTAHNLQPVAEILREQFPDAEITICADNDHHLVEQINGTTIGNVGLKKAKEAAAAIGATVAVPKFNSEEILRRYTDFNDLHKSRGLDAVAKQVNAQVVEVER; encoded by the coding sequence ATGAAGAAATCTGAGCGGAAAAGCGTCGCGGAAACCTTCACCGAAAGCATTATCGAGGAGCTGCAAAAGGGGACGGCCCCCTGGCAGAAACCCTGGAAAGCGGGAGAGTTCCATCGGCCCATGAACCCGATCTCTGAAACTACATATAGAGGGGTAAACACCATTATGTTGGCTCGCCATGGCTTTGCCGATCCCCGGTGGCTGACTTTTAAACAGGCCAATGAGCAGGAATGGCGGGTCAAGAAGGGCTCCAAAGCCCAGCAGGTTGTGTTCTGGCAGTGGACGGATCGGCAAACCATTCTCGATGAATCCGGACACCCCGTTATGGATGAAAACGGTGAAGAGAAAAAGGAAACCGTTCAGTTGGAACGCCCGCGCCTGCACGTATTTTCGGTGTTCCATGCAAGTCAGCTGCAGACGCTCGATGGTCAGGATATTCCCCCTTATGAAGAACCGGAGCTTACCTGGGATCCTCTTCAGAAAGGAGAGGAGATATTGACCGGATCGGGAGCCACGATCAGTCATGATCAGGCTGACCGCGCCTTTTATAGAATGTCCACCGATGACATTCATTTGCCGCCAAAGGAGAACTTTCCCGAGGCTGGCGACTACTACAGCACGGCATTGCATGAGCTGGGGCATTGGACCGGGCACCAAAGCCGAATGGATCGAGAGTTTGGGCCGTTTGGATCTGAAGTGTACGCCAAGGAGGAGCTACGTGCCGAGATTGCCTCCTGGATGCTCAGTCAGGAACTTGGCCTGCCTCATCAGCCAAATCAGCACGTTTCCTATGTCGAGAATTGGGTGAGCGTTTTGAAAAAGGATCCGCAGGAAATTATGCGGGCTTGCCGCGATGCGGAGAAAATCAAGGAGTATCTGATGAATTTAGAACATGAAATGGACGTGCAGCAAACGGAAAAGGAGGCAGGGGTATTTATCATCAGCGGATCATCTCCAGAGGTGTATCAGGAATACGAAAGCGCGCAGGAAGCCGGATCTGCCTATCGGGTCATGTGTGCCACCCATCGGCAGGGGCCATTACACTGCGAGTATCAAGACGATAAAAATATTTATGTCTTGGCGAGCCAGGATCACGACTTCGCTGATCAAACAAAATTCATACTCAAGTTCGATGGGCTGGAATATCCGCCTCCCAAGGAGATGAAAGAGAGTTTCATGGGTGGCTATGATCGCTCGGATAAACTCCTCGCCCAAGACACAGCAGCGCAAGAAGCCAGTCTTGTGGCCGAATCAAAAACCTATTTGAATGTCCCCTATAAAGAAAAAAACAAGGCTAAAAAGGCAGGAGCAAAATGGGACAGTGAGGTGAAGCGGTGGTTTGCATCTCAAGGCACGGATCTTGTTCCATTGTCGGCCTGGTTACCTGAGAGAGAAACCGTTAATTCCATCCCAAATATGCCGCCGACCCAGGAATTTTCTCAAATGCTTCGAGAGGCCGGTTTGATAGTCGAGGAGCCGATTCTTGATGGAAGCATTCATCGCGTTCCAGTTGAATCGGGCAAGCCCGGGGCCAAGGATGGGGCCTATTGTGGCTACGAAGACGGGAGACCAAATGGTTGGGGACAAAATTACAAGACCGGAGAACATGTCAAATGGGTTGCCACGGGCCACAGGCTGACTGAACCAGAAAAAGAAGCGTTGCAGGCCGAAGCCCAGGTTCGAAAAGCCGAGCGCGAGCAGCAGATCCAAGAGCAGCGTGCCAAGGCCAAGAAGAAGGCCTACGCAAAATGGATGAACGCAGAGCCGGCGAAGGAGCACATATACCTCAGTGACAAAAGGGTTGAGGGGTATGGTCTCAAACAGGATAACCGAGGCAATTTACTCATTCCCGGCTTCGATCTTCGTACCGGTCACATTCAAACATTGCAATGGATCGAACCCAATGGCGCAAAGAGGTTTGAATCTGGCTGCCCTCAACATGGCGCCGCCTTGGTGATCCCTTCCTCGGAGCACTTGGACAATGGGGAGATCCTGCTTGCTGAGGGATACGCTACGGCAGCGAGCATCCACATGGCCACCGGCCAGACAGTTGTTGCAGCTTTCACGGCCCATAACCTCCAGCCAGTCGCAGAGATATTGCGCGAGCAGTTTCCCGATGCTGAGATCACAATATGTGCGGATAACGATCACCACCTGGTTGAGCAAATCAATGGTACCACCATTGGCAATGTCGGGCTGAAAAAGGCGAAGGAGGCTGCGGCGGCAATAGGTGCGACTGTGGCTGTGCCTAAGTTCAATAGTGAAGAGATCTTGAGGCGATACACCGACTTTAACGACCTGCATAAGTCCCGAGGGCTTGACGCAGTGGCCAAGCAGGTGAACGCCCAAGTCGTTGAGGTTGAACGGTGA
- the traF gene encoding conjugative transfer signal peptidase TraF has translation MKSICAISLCVSIFGFVCWQLGFRVNLTPSLPIGLYRLTGGPLHRGQIVAFCLDDPEFVQLARERGYLTAGSCPSGLKPLLKVINGLPGDSVQQRGDMIMVNNHVLAHTKILGRDNQGRAIPSSHLLPGVIPAGKAFLLSQHHDGSFDSRYFGLVPIVSLRPVEPVITF, from the coding sequence ATGAAAAGTATCTGTGCGATTAGCCTGTGCGTTTCGATTTTTGGGTTTGTTTGTTGGCAGCTTGGTTTTCGAGTCAACCTGACACCTTCTCTTCCCATAGGCCTGTACCGACTCACAGGCGGGCCACTGCATCGAGGGCAAATTGTCGCGTTTTGCCTTGATGATCCCGAGTTCGTTCAATTGGCGCGAGAGCGAGGGTATCTGACGGCCGGATCCTGTCCTTCCGGGCTCAAGCCGCTCCTTAAAGTAATCAACGGACTGCCCGGGGACAGCGTTCAACAGCGTGGCGACATGATCATGGTCAATAACCACGTTCTAGCGCACACAAAAATTCTCGGTCGGGACAATCAAGGACGTGCCATACCGTCCTCTCATCTCCTCCCTGGAGTCATTCCCGCTGGAAAAGCGTTCCTTCTTTCGCAACACCACGACGGCAGTTTTGACAGCCGATACTTCGGACTGGTGCCGATCGTTTCTTTGAGGCCGGTTGAACCGGTCATCACCTTTTGA
- a CDS encoding type IV secretory system conjugative DNA transfer family protein — MAEQQYGHINRRTKSGLWRWLIVLLILLWGLAVLMWTLHRIGNLYGYHPLLGETFVTFGRLWYRPWTVLAWPKAIFSSAEVQPLADQSMLLFMGPLLLSAMLYLAINQAPKGRKDLHGTARWATGKEIRAMGYLSGQGVYIGGWFDCASKTQFYLRHNGPEHLLCFAPTRSGKGVGLILPTLLAWQQSSVVFDIKGENHALTSGYLKSQGNRVLRFEPADPTGATACFNPLEEIRLEGDRAIADVQQVANMVLDPDGKGLPDYWDKAACGFFGGVLLHCLIITRLQGNRQASLYDVSLMLEDPNREGGPKDLFEEIIATDHAAMLAQMFPNLDEEQGRAAHTFCASAASGMLAKADKEMAGVVSTATANLALYRDPVVARNISRCDFRILDLMNHQAAVNLYLVVAPADIDRLRPLLRIFMTQLLGRLTEKMTFADGASQAAYHHRLLLMLDEFTALGKLPIFERAIAFMAGYGIKGYFIVQDTKQLNNTYGADNALMANCHVRIAYAPNLPETAEYLSKLTGTTTVVTKKVSISRGKGGRSRSISINETSRPLLTPDECLRLPGAEKDASGKVTAPGDMLIFTAGQSPIYGQQILYFLDPVFSSRARILPPVRSDNLYEGAVQEQPEKPTRPVITEADYEKYLCD; from the coding sequence ATGGCTGAACAGCAGTATGGCCATATTAACCGTAGGACCAAAAGTGGGTTGTGGAGATGGTTGATTGTGCTCCTTATCCTCCTCTGGGGGCTGGCTGTGCTGATGTGGACCCTGCACCGAATTGGCAATCTGTATGGATACCATCCCTTGCTCGGAGAAACTTTTGTTACCTTTGGACGCCTTTGGTACCGGCCCTGGACGGTGCTGGCCTGGCCGAAAGCGATCTTCTCTTCCGCAGAGGTACAACCCTTGGCCGATCAGTCCATGCTACTCTTTATGGGGCCGCTGCTGTTAAGCGCCATGTTGTATCTGGCAATTAACCAGGCTCCCAAGGGGCGGAAAGATCTGCATGGTACCGCACGCTGGGCCACCGGTAAGGAGATTCGCGCAATGGGATATCTTTCCGGGCAGGGCGTGTATATCGGTGGCTGGTTCGATTGTGCCAGCAAAACACAGTTCTACCTGCGCCATAACGGGCCAGAACACCTGCTTTGCTTCGCCCCCACACGTTCGGGAAAGGGCGTTGGCTTGATCCTGCCGACCTTGCTGGCTTGGCAACAATCCAGCGTGGTGTTCGACATCAAGGGGGAAAACCACGCCCTGACCTCCGGTTATCTCAAGAGCCAGGGAAACAGGGTTCTCCGTTTCGAGCCGGCAGACCCGACAGGGGCAACGGCCTGCTTCAATCCCCTTGAAGAGATTCGTTTGGAGGGGGATCGGGCCATTGCCGATGTGCAGCAGGTGGCCAACATGGTGCTAGATCCCGACGGCAAGGGGCTGCCCGACTACTGGGACAAAGCGGCCTGTGGCTTTTTCGGTGGGGTTTTGCTGCACTGTCTCATCATCACCAGGCTACAGGGGAACCGGCAGGCCAGTTTGTACGATGTTTCCCTGATGCTTGAAGATCCGAATCGGGAAGGTGGACCCAAGGATTTGTTCGAAGAGATTATCGCGACGGATCATGCAGCGATGCTGGCACAAATGTTTCCCAACCTAGACGAAGAGCAGGGCAGGGCGGCCCATACTTTTTGTGCCTCTGCCGCCAGCGGTATGCTTGCCAAGGCGGACAAGGAAATGGCCGGTGTCGTCTCCACGGCCACCGCCAATCTGGCGCTCTATCGCGATCCTGTTGTTGCCCGCAATATCTCCCGTTGTGATTTTCGCATCCTGGATCTGATGAATCACCAGGCAGCGGTCAATCTGTATCTGGTGGTGGCTCCGGCGGATATCGACAGGCTCCGTCCCTTGCTGCGTATTTTCATGACCCAGTTACTCGGCCGCTTGACCGAGAAAATGACCTTTGCCGATGGCGCCAGCCAGGCTGCCTATCACCACCGATTATTGTTAATGCTCGACGAATTTACAGCACTGGGCAAGCTGCCGATATTTGAACGGGCCATTGCCTTTATGGCCGGGTACGGCATCAAGGGATACTTCATTGTCCAGGATACCAAACAACTCAATAACACCTACGGCGCCGATAATGCATTGATGGCCAACTGCCATGTGCGCATTGCCTATGCGCCCAACCTGCCTGAAACCGCTGAATACCTCTCCAAATTGACCGGTACGACCACGGTGGTGACTAAGAAGGTGTCGATTAGTCGGGGCAAAGGCGGTCGATCACGCTCGATCAGTATCAACGAAACCTCCAGGCCATTGCTCACTCCGGATGAATGTCTTCGCCTACCCGGGGCGGAAAAAGATGCCTCCGGCAAGGTCACCGCACCTGGGGACATGTTGATCTTCACCGCAGGGCAATCCCCCATCTACGGCCAGCAGATCCTGTATTTCCTTGATCCGGTATTTTCTAGCCGTGCTCGAATTCTTCCCCCAGTGAGGTCCGACAACCTGTACGAGGGGGCTGTGCAGGAGCAACCAGAGAAGCCGACGAGGCCCGTCATTACGGAAGCCGACTATGAAAAGTATCTGTGCGATTAG
- a CDS encoding TrbI/VirB10 family protein, translating into MKKWPLYAVALVVLGLFGVLFYSVNYGSVSRKQSESKPAAVASEKNLVNLEGHGLSLPPSADMPAVIAPPEAEATKRKEPLVVVRTDPNKENEDALKLERERKRAKEQAVQEALKSPLIAKRIENAREEQETTTTPAQRGISQTAMVQQAGLFPEQSPVQDFNTADRDKEQFFSRAGQDEWRSPYTREPGNPFEIKTGTVIPGIMISGINSDLPGSLIAQVSQNVYDTATGHYLLIPQGSKLYGVYDSRVVYGQSRVLVAWNRLNFPDGSAVTLGAMPGTDISGYAGYEDQVNNHYLRIFGSSLLMSLITGGTSYAMDNVSNSSDNSDGTSVQDAMAAALAAQMGQATLSLLQKNLNIKPTLEIRPGYQFNVIVTKDVVFQEPYTRLNNG; encoded by the coding sequence ATGAAAAAATGGCCGCTCTATGCCGTCGCTCTTGTCGTTCTCGGGCTCTTTGGAGTGCTCTTCTACAGTGTCAATTATGGGTCGGTTTCTCGCAAACAATCGGAGAGCAAACCGGCTGCTGTTGCTTCGGAAAAAAACCTGGTCAATCTGGAGGGGCACGGCTTGTCGCTCCCACCGTCTGCCGATATGCCAGCGGTGATCGCGCCACCGGAGGCTGAAGCAACGAAACGAAAGGAACCTCTGGTTGTAGTCCGAACGGATCCGAACAAAGAGAACGAGGACGCGCTCAAGTTGGAACGGGAAAGAAAACGGGCCAAGGAACAGGCCGTTCAGGAAGCCCTGAAGTCACCCCTGATCGCAAAGCGCATCGAGAACGCAAGGGAAGAACAAGAGACCACAACAACACCAGCACAGCGCGGGATAAGTCAAACGGCAATGGTTCAGCAGGCGGGATTGTTTCCGGAGCAAAGCCCGGTACAGGATTTCAATACGGCTGATCGCGATAAAGAACAGTTTTTCAGTCGGGCTGGTCAGGATGAGTGGCGGTCACCTTATACCCGCGAACCTGGTAACCCCTTTGAGATCAAGACCGGGACCGTTATTCCCGGCATCATGATCAGCGGTATCAACTCAGACCTGCCGGGCAGTCTGATCGCGCAGGTCTCTCAGAATGTCTATGACACTGCCACCGGTCACTACCTTCTCATTCCACAGGGCTCCAAGCTTTACGGGGTCTATGATTCGCGTGTTGTCTATGGCCAGAGCCGGGTGCTTGTCGCCTGGAATCGGCTCAATTTTCCCGACGGCTCTGCCGTGACCCTGGGAGCAATGCCCGGCACCGATATCTCCGGTTATGCCGGTTACGAAGACCAGGTCAATAACCACTACCTGCGTATCTTCGGTTCTTCCTTGCTCATGAGTTTGATCACCGGCGGGACCAGCTACGCCATGGATAACGTCTCCAACTCCAGCGACAACAGTGACGGCACCTCGGTGCAAGATGCCATGGCCGCTGCCCTGGCCGCGCAAATGGGACAGGCAACCTTGAGCCTGTTGCAGAAAAATCTCAACATCAAGCCAACATTGGAGATCAGACCGGGCTATCAGTTCAACGTCATTGTTACCAAGGACGTCGTCTTTCAAGAGCCGTACACACGGTTAAACAATGGCTGA
- the trbG gene encoding P-type conjugative transfer protein TrbG, translating to MKKLVSSLCFLTVLGAIAGGSTLAAQTDYLSQVMVPLSAKERKALHISSRWSTNNDVQPYMTTGGKLMYVHGASVPTIIASPFQVCDVELERGESVNEIVLGDSARWLVESGTAGNATHLFIKPADAGLETSAVITTDRRVYHLRLISQLKGYTPYVGFAYSDAMRREMQQKQSQATKEKEWGSTVGNDGKEVDLAQLNFNYEVEGKVPWKPERVYDDGLKTYIKLPRSTRSGEMPALLMRKGGTDVLVNYRVQDETMIVDGLFSTIALVAGVGGDQESVEIRRGK from the coding sequence ATGAAGAAACTTGTATCCAGTCTGTGCTTCCTGACGGTGTTGGGAGCGATCGCAGGTGGTAGCACGCTCGCCGCTCAAACCGATTACCTCAGCCAGGTCATGGTGCCGTTGAGTGCCAAGGAGCGCAAAGCCCTCCACATCTCTTCCCGATGGTCGACCAATAACGATGTCCAGCCCTACATGACGACCGGAGGCAAGCTCATGTACGTGCATGGTGCCTCAGTACCGACGATCATCGCCTCACCGTTTCAGGTCTGTGATGTCGAGTTGGAACGTGGCGAATCAGTGAACGAGATCGTTCTGGGAGATTCAGCCCGTTGGCTTGTTGAATCGGGAACCGCCGGTAATGCAACGCACCTTTTTATCAAACCTGCAGATGCCGGTTTAGAGACCAGTGCCGTGATTACCACGGACCGGCGAGTTTACCATTTGCGGCTGATTTCTCAGCTGAAGGGGTACACGCCCTACGTTGGTTTTGCTTACTCCGATGCCATGCGTCGAGAGATGCAGCAAAAGCAGAGTCAGGCAACCAAAGAAAAGGAATGGGGATCGACGGTCGGCAATGACGGTAAGGAAGTCGATCTCGCTCAGTTGAATTTTAATTATGAGGTGGAAGGCAAGGTACCCTGGAAACCTGAGCGGGTATACGACGACGGACTGAAGACCTACATCAAATTGCCCCGGTCGACCAGGTCAGGGGAAATGCCTGCCCTCCTGATGCGTAAGGGAGGGACCGATGTGCTGGTGAACTATCGTGTCCAGGATGAAACCATGATCGTTGACGGTCTCTTCAGCACCATTGCCCTGGTCGCCGGGGTAGGAGGAGATCAGGAAAGCGTTGAGATCAGGAGGGGCAAATGA
- a CDS encoding VirB8/TrbF family protein, whose product MAFCQKSDPSQDRSVHGNPYLNAREEWLERYGSYISRAAQWRWVAFISLSLLAVSLGGNVMQARQVKVIPYVVEMDKLGKVSNVARLEQSFSTPRNMIQSEIADAIVNWRTVTADTELQKQMIRRLSQVISGSATGVLKQWFEENSPYEIAKAGRLVHIEIKGLPLPVSDSSYRVEWLETLRNHAGALLEQHSYEATATIQLRPPQTETEVMANPGGVYITALAASRIISNEGR is encoded by the coding sequence ATGGCGTTTTGTCAAAAATCAGATCCATCACAGGACCGGTCTGTCCATGGAAATCCATATCTCAATGCACGCGAGGAATGGCTTGAACGTTATGGATCCTACATCAGCCGGGCAGCACAGTGGCGATGGGTGGCATTCATCAGTCTGAGTCTGTTGGCCGTATCTCTGGGCGGCAATGTGATGCAGGCCAGGCAGGTCAAGGTCATTCCCTATGTCGTGGAGATGGACAAACTGGGCAAGGTGAGCAATGTGGCCCGGCTTGAACAGTCATTTTCCACGCCAAGAAACATGATCCAATCGGAGATTGCAGATGCGATCGTCAACTGGCGGACCGTGACCGCTGACACCGAATTGCAAAAACAGATGATCAGGCGTTTGTCCCAGGTCATCTCAGGGAGTGCTACCGGGGTTTTGAAACAGTGGTTCGAGGAAAACAGTCCGTACGAGATCGCTAAAGCCGGAAGGCTGGTTCATATAGAGATCAAAGGGTTGCCACTGCCGGTGAGTGACAGCTCGTATCGGGTCGAGTGGCTCGAAACGCTGCGCAATCATGCAGGGGCACTTCTCGAACAACATAGCTACGAGGCCACGGCGACCATTCAACTGCGGCCACCGCAAACGGAAACAGAGGTGATGGCGAATCCCGGTGGTGTCTATATCACGGCGCTTGCCGCCTCACGAATTATCAGCAACGAGGGAAGGTGA